A window of Selenomonas ruminantium subsp. lactilytica TAM6421 contains these coding sequences:
- a CDS encoding acyltransferase family protein, whose amino-acid sequence MLIEFKNKRRLAAIDIFRGLAIAIMLLVNALPNFEQAWPLLVHAPWAGLTIADLAFPGFVFIMGVSASLWFPKHEQDGSGEKFCIILKRSLLLILLGFFLCQFPLVLQHVFQPEPGGSLIKDIVEHGRIPGVLQRLGLVYFFGMIITWWLRSEKHIAIMALLLLVLSSTCFHLYDTTNPFSPDNNISMLIDGIFPGTAHCYMGQNFDPEGLYGTIAATASFLWGMLAGRQLTMESAPVFERVLMLLVGGAVLLLFGGAWSYLDIISKQLWTAPFVLFTSGGFMCSLGLLQMLLSLFPDFINWLFTPCRLLGLNPLFMFIVPDMVLMTLWQLTVKGEPFYSWLWENTLRGILGAPLSIFAFALVWVMLWVPLADFLHKRQIIFKL is encoded by the coding sequence ATGTTAATCGAATTCAAGAATAAGCGGCGATTAGCCGCTATCGATATATTCCGCGGGCTGGCCATCGCAATCATGCTGTTGGTCAATGCCCTGCCGAATTTTGAACAGGCCTGGCCCTTATTGGTGCATGCTCCCTGGGCGGGGCTGACCATTGCGGATCTGGCCTTTCCCGGCTTTGTCTTTATCATGGGGGTATCCGCTTCGCTGTGGTTTCCTAAGCATGAGCAGGATGGTTCAGGGGAGAAGTTCTGCATAATCCTGAAACGTTCGCTGTTGCTGATTTTGCTGGGGTTTTTCCTCTGTCAGTTCCCGCTGGTGCTGCAGCATGTGTTTCAGCCGGAACCGGGCGGCTCACTCATAAAGGATATTGTGGAGCATGGCCGCATACCAGGGGTATTGCAGCGGCTGGGGCTGGTGTATTTCTTCGGCATGATCATCACCTGGTGGCTGCGCAGTGAAAAGCATATTGCCATTATGGCCCTGCTTTTGCTGGTGTTATCCTCAACCTGTTTTCATCTTTACGATACCACCAATCCATTCAGTCCTGACAATAATATCAGCATGCTGATTGACGGGATTTTCCCGGGGACGGCCCATTGCTATATGGGACAGAATTTCGATCCGGAGGGGCTTTACGGCACAATAGCGGCCACGGCTTCCTTCCTTTGGGGCATGCTGGCGGGGCGGCAGCTGACCATGGAAAGCGCCCCGGTCTTCGAGCGGGTGCTGATGCTGTTGGTCGGTGGCGCAGTGCTGCTGTTGTTTGGCGGCGCCTGGAGCTATCTGGATATCATCAGCAAGCAGCTCTGGACCGCACCTTTCGTGCTCTTTACCAGCGGCGGCTTTATGTGCAGTCTGGGACTATTGCAGATGCTTTTGAGTCTGTTTCCGGATTTTATCAACTGGCTATTTACACCCTGCAGGCTGCTGGGGCTTAATCCTTTGTTTATGTTCATCGTGCCGGATATGGTATTGATGACCTTGTGGCAGCTTACGGTCAAAGGCGAGCCATTTTATTCCTGGCTTTGGGAAAATACCCTGCGGGGAATAT
- a CDS encoding aminotransferase class I/II-fold pyridoxal phosphate-dependent enzyme — MAFSQKIVDLKQEVLAQSRELFARVDGIAEENTLKVLDAMRECKVSDAHFNTTSGYAYDDIGRGKLEELYAKIFGAERALVRTQFVSGTHALATVLFGILRPGDELVSLTGKPYDTMQTVIGYDNPSPGSLKEFGVLYNELPMIEGKVDIAGIKTVIGEKTKMVEIQRSRGYSMRNPLSIEDIREICAEVHRIKPDCICFVDNCYGEFVDTLEPTQVGADIMAGSLIKNPGGGIAPTGGYIAGRNDFVELSSYRLTAPGMGDELGASLSNNRLLFQGLFLAPHVVAQAIKGAIFAAGMFARLGYKTLPLPTDVRGDIIQAIELGTAENLIAFCGGIQKYSPVDSYAAPEPWDMPGYADQIIMAAGTFVQGASIEFSADGPMRAPYNVYLQGGLTFEHAVIGIMGAAQAIEDLEQ; from the coding sequence TTGGCTTTTTCACAAAAAATCGTTGACTTGAAACAGGAAGTGCTGGCGCAGTCCCGGGAGCTGTTTGCCCGGGTGGATGGCATTGCCGAGGAAAATACCCTGAAGGTTTTGGATGCCATGCGGGAGTGCAAGGTATCCGATGCCCATTTCAACACCACTTCCGGCTATGCCTATGATGATATTGGCCGGGGCAAGCTGGAGGAGCTCTACGCCAAAATCTTCGGCGCTGAGCGGGCTTTGGTGCGCACGCAGTTCGTGTCCGGCACCCATGCGCTGGCTACGGTGCTCTTCGGTATCCTGCGTCCCGGCGACGAGCTGGTGTCCCTGACGGGCAAGCCTTACGACACCATGCAGACGGTTATCGGCTACGATAATCCGAGCCCCGGTTCCCTCAAGGAATTCGGCGTGCTCTACAACGAGCTGCCCATGATTGAAGGAAAAGTGGATATAGCAGGAATCAAGACGGTGATTGGCGAAAAGACCAAGATGGTGGAAATCCAGCGCTCCCGTGGCTATAGCATGCGCAATCCGCTGTCCATCGAGGATATCCGGGAAATCTGCGCCGAAGTTCACCGTATCAAGCCGGATTGCATCTGCTTTGTGGATAACTGCTACGGCGAGTTCGTGGATACGCTGGAGCCGACGCAGGTGGGCGCGGACATTATGGCCGGTTCTCTTATAAAGAATCCCGGCGGCGGTATTGCACCCACGGGTGGCTATATCGCAGGCCGCAATGACTTTGTGGAATTGTCTTCCTACCGTCTGACGGCTCCGGGTATGGGCGATGAATTGGGTGCCAGCCTGTCCAACAATCGCCTGCTGTTCCAGGGGCTCTTTCTGGCACCTCATGTGGTGGCTCAGGCCATCAAGGGAGCTATCTTTGCTGCCGGCATGTTTGCCCGCTTAGGTTACAAGACTTTGCCGCTGCCCACGGATGTGCGCGGCGATATCATCCAGGCCATCGAGCTGGGCACGGCGGAAAACCTCATCGCCTTCTGCGGCGGTATTCAGAAGTATTCTCCGGTGGATTCCTACGCTGCGCCGGAACCCTGGGATATGCCGGGCTATGCGGATCAGATCATCATGGCAGCAGGGACTTTCGTGCAGGGCGCGTCCATCGAGTTCAGCGCCGACGGCCCTATGCGGGCACCTTATAATGTCTATCTGCAGGGTGGCCTGACCTTTGAACATGCCGTCATCGGCATCATGGGTGCGGCCCAGGCCATTGAGGATTTGGAACAGTAA
- the hflX gene encoding GTPase HflX has protein sequence MQVNGDLANIKTYVLEKLKALYELKVPIGQISTRELNEEMLAITEDTDREVAVYLNRQGKVVQVSLGDTATVDLPEFKQKTRSDLRLSGIRCIHTHPSGDVRLSSPDLSSLRRLRFDCMAAIGRKDGKIIGCLAFFAGEMSEDGTQLLTQYGPAEDKVLAQINLNMLVTVVNKKLAAQSTKSTEDEVERAILAGVERPGSSWPIEESMAELERLADTAGAKVVATFTQRKEKPDAAFFLGKGKVNELAMEIQNLEATLLILDDELTPSQQHNLERMLGVKVIDRTALILDIFAQRANSREGKLQVELAQLRYNLPRLSGQGLALSRLGGGIGTRGPGETKLEVDRRRIYSKIHDIEELIDGMKKSRTLHRKRRKESQIPLVALVGYTNAGKSTLLNKLTGSEVFAEDKLFATLDPTTRHLELPEKQEILLTDTVGFIQKLPHTLVKAFRATLEEVQEADLLLHVVDCSNENLEAQIEAVVAVLQELEADNKPVLYVFNKADQLDNPHIREQLLHGRDGVFISAMTGENLDALQRRIEGFFQESQVRMTLLIPYAEGAAVTRLHQLNAVVETSYEETGTKVEVRLPLSEKDNFVQYELKE, from the coding sequence ATGCAAGTAAATGGCGATTTAGCCAATATCAAAACATATGTGCTGGAAAAATTAAAGGCCCTTTATGAGCTCAAGGTGCCGATCGGGCAGATTTCCACCCGAGAATTGAATGAGGAGATGCTCGCCATCACCGAGGATACGGATCGGGAAGTGGCGGTGTATCTGAACCGTCAGGGCAAGGTGGTGCAGGTGTCCCTGGGGGATACGGCGACGGTGGATCTGCCGGAGTTCAAGCAGAAGACGCGCTCGGATCTGCGGCTCTCGGGAATCCGCTGCATCCATACCCACCCCAGCGGGGATGTGCGCCTGAGTTCTCCTGACCTGTCTTCCCTGCGCCGCCTGCGCTTTGACTGCATGGCGGCAATCGGCCGCAAGGATGGCAAGATCATTGGCTGTCTGGCTTTCTTTGCCGGGGAGATGAGTGAGGATGGCACGCAGCTGCTGACGCAGTACGGCCCGGCAGAAGACAAGGTGCTGGCACAGATCAACCTGAACATGCTGGTGACGGTGGTCAATAAGAAACTGGCCGCCCAGAGCACGAAATCCACGGAAGATGAGGTGGAGCGGGCCATCCTGGCCGGTGTGGAGCGTCCCGGCAGCAGCTGGCCCATCGAAGAGTCCATGGCGGAACTGGAGCGACTGGCCGATACTGCCGGCGCCAAGGTGGTGGCTACTTTCACCCAGCGCAAGGAAAAGCCCGATGCAGCGTTCTTCCTGGGCAAGGGAAAGGTCAATGAACTGGCCATGGAGATCCAGAACCTCGAAGCAACGCTTTTGATTCTCGATGATGAACTGACACCGTCCCAGCAGCATAATCTGGAGCGGATGCTCGGCGTCAAGGTGATTGACCGCACGGCGCTGATTCTGGATATCTTTGCCCAGCGGGCCAACTCCCGTGAGGGCAAGCTGCAGGTGGAGCTGGCGCAGCTGCGTTATAATCTGCCCCGGCTCAGCGGCCAGGGGCTGGCGCTTTCGCGTCTCGGCGGCGGCATCGGTACCCGTGGCCCCGGTGAAACGAAACTGGAAGTGGACAGGCGGCGCATCTACAGCAAGATCCACGATATTGAAGAGCTGATTGACGGCATGAAGAAAAGCCGCACCTTGCATCGCAAGCGCCGCAAGGAATCCCAGATTCCCTTGGTGGCTCTGGTGGGTTATACCAATGCGGGCAAATCCACCCTGCTGAATAAGCTGACGGGTTCTGAGGTCTTTGCGGAAGACAAGCTCTTTGCCACCCTTGATCCCACCACCCGTCATCTGGAACTGCCCGAAAAGCAAGAAATCCTATTGACCGATACCGTTGGCTTTATCCAGAAGCTGCCACATACATTGGTCAAGGCCTTCCGGGCCACGCTGGAAGAGGTACAGGAGGCAGATCTGCTGCTGCATGTGGTGGACTGCAGCAACGAGAACCTCGAAGCCCAGATTGAAGCGGTGGTAGCGGTGCTCCAGGAGCTGGAGGCGGACAATAAGCCGGTGCTCTATGTCTTCAACAAGGCTGACCAGCTGGACAATCCCCATATAAGGGAACAGCTGCTGCATGGCCGGGATGGCGTCTTCATCTCTGCCATGACCGGAGAGAATCTCGATGCCCTGCAGCGGCGCATCGAAGGCTTTTTCCAGGAAAGCCAGGTGCGCATGACGCTGCTGATTCCCTATGCGGAGGGGGCGGCGGTCACCAGGCTGCATCAGCTTAATGCCGTGGTGGAAACCTCGTATGAGGAGACGGGCACGAAGGTAGAAGTGCGTTTGCCGCTGTCGGAAAAAGATAATTTCGTACAATATGAATTAAAGGAGTAA